The nucleotide window TGGCATTGTTGCTGCAGCGGGGATCATTAACTTTGTGGTGCTCACAGCGGCCATGTCGGGATGTAACAGCGGGATCTACAGTGCGGGACGGATGTTATACACGCTGGCTGAGAATGGGCAGGCACCTGCTTTTTTCAAAAAGCTGTCCAAAGGCGGGGTTCCCCGCAACAGTATCGTCATTACAATCTCCTTGCTGCTGATAGGGGTTGTGCTGAACTACCTGATGCCGGACTCCAAGCTGTTCTTGTACATCTACAGTGCAAGTGTTCTTCCGGGTATGGTTCCATGGTTCGCGCTGGCGTTCAGCCAGTTCCGATTCAGAAAGCGTTGGGGCAACGAGATGGCGGATCATAACTTCAAGTCCAAATGGTTCCCGATCAGCAATTACATCATTATTGTGTATCTGATTCTCGTCATTATCGGTATGGCGTTTAACCCGGATACGCGCTTACCCCTGATTGTTGGAGCTACATTCATGGCCATCGTGGTGGCTGGATATTTCGCATTTGGCATCGGAAAAAGACAACGGGTAGATGACGGCGAAGATCGCTAGTCTCGTATTCCAAAGTCAACTTATAACGTAATTTCATACGTGCATTCCTTGAAACGATTGGAGAACCTGCGGGTGATTCAGCGTCATTCAGGGAGTGCATTTTTTTATTCGGAAAAATTATGCTTGAATCTCCTGTAACTGGAGGTTTTAAGATGGAAGGCAGACAAGGGGGCATACATCTTATGAGGACAGTAGAATGGATTTATCTTATTTTCAACCTGCTTATGTTCGTGGGGATAATCGGGATCGGGAGACAGCATCAACATTTTCGGAAAATGGTATGGGGTGGATTCGCCATATCGGGAGTGCTGCTGATCATCCATGGTGTGGTCGAAGGACTTCGTTGGCCGATGATTCCGGCGTATCTGCTCACGTTGGTTCCACTGGTCGTGTTATTTACAAAGGCAAGACGCCAGCAACAGTCAGGTGTAACCTCGCTGAACAGTAAACGTTCCGAGGCGTCATCTTCCACATCCACTGTGGCGGGGAAATTCGGACGTGTTCGAATCATCGCAACGTCTCTCCTGGTGTTGGCATACGCTGTTGTGAGCATGGGCTTACCATTGCTGTTCCCAGTGTTTTCGTTTACCAAGCCAGCAGGTCCTTATGGAATCGGAACGGTATACTACGACTGGACAGATAGTAGCCGGGAGGAACTTCTGACGAGTACCACCGGTGACCAACGGGAGCTGATGGTACAGATCTGGTATCCAACGAATCCAGAAGCAGAGGGAGCAACAGCCCCTTATGTTAATAAGCCGGAGATCTACGGGACAGCCTTCAATGAAGTGCTGAAACTGCCAAAGCTTTTATTTTCCAGTCTGAGTCAGGTCAAAACGCATGCGATTCAGGAAGCTCAGTTATCTGATGCCGAAGCCAAGTATCCTGTTGTTCTTTTCTCCCATGGTCTGCATGGCTACGAAACTCAGAATACGTTCCAGGTCGAGCAACTGGTCAGTCAAGGTTACATTGTTGTAGGCATTAATCACACGTATAGCAGTCTGGTATCCGTATTCCCGGATGGACGTGTGGCGCAATTTGAATCCGAAGGAAAAGAAGGCTTTGAACAGCTGCAATTCAGTTACATGGACAAGTTGAATGAGACATGGGTGAAGGATGCACAGTTTGTACTGGATGAGGTAGAGAAGTTGGCTGAGGGGGACCCGAGTGGGCGCTTTACTGGACATATGGATCTGGACAACATCGGCATGTTTGGGCATTCATTCGGCGGAGCAACGACAGTGCAGATGTTAATGGATGATCCACGTGTGAAAGCAGGCATGAATATGGATGGCGTATTGTTTGGCGAGAAGCGTATCCCTGCTGAAGGCGTGGGCAAGCCGTTCCTGATGATGAGTGCAGATTCAACCGTTGCAGGCACAAGTGTGATGGGTGATGAAGAGATCGCTGCGATGGGCACGACCCGTCCAGAAGCCGAGAAATATTATGAGGAAGTGTATGAGCGCTATGAGCCGGTCACCGTAGGAGGGAACTACTGGATGGAGCTGACCAACACCAAACATCTGAGTTTCTCCGATCTTTACCTGATCTCTCCACTGCTCGAATGGACGCAGGGTGTAGATGCGCGCGGGACGCAACATTTGGTCAACGATACGACGATTGATTTCTTCAACCACTACTTGAAAGGGCAACCGCTCCATA belongs to Paenibacillus sp. FSL H8-0079 and includes:
- a CDS encoding acetylhydrolase, with the protein product MRTVEWIYLIFNLLMFVGIIGIGRQHQHFRKMVWGGFAISGVLLIIHGVVEGLRWPMIPAYLLTLVPLVVLFTKARRQQQSGVTSLNSKRSEASSSTSTVAGKFGRVRIIATSLLVLAYAVVSMGLPLLFPVFSFTKPAGPYGIGTVYYDWTDSSREELLTSTTGDQRELMVQIWYPTNPEAEGATAPYVNKPEIYGTAFNEVLKLPKLLFSSLSQVKTHAIQEAQLSDAEAKYPVVLFSHGLHGYETQNTFQVEQLVSQGYIVVGINHTYSSLVSVFPDGRVAQFESEGKEGFEQLQFSYMDKLNETWVKDAQFVLDEVEKLAEGDPSGRFTGHMDLDNIGMFGHSFGGATTVQMLMDDPRVKAGMNMDGVLFGEKRIPAEGVGKPFLMMSADSTVAGTSVMGDEEIAAMGTTRPEAEKYYEEVYERYEPVTVGGNYWMELTNTKHLSFSDLYLISPLLEWTQGVDARGTQHLVNDTTIDFFNHYLKGQPLHMDTEVGEHESYSLKKG